From a region of the Myxococcales bacterium genome:
- a CDS encoding chemotaxis response regulator protein-glutamate methylesterase, with protein MIRVLIVDDSAIVRQIFTRELAKDAEIEVIGAAPDPYVARDMIVQLRPDLLTLDIEMPRMDGLTFLQKLMRYYPLPTIVVSSLTEKGGELALEALRSGALDVMCKPGAAYTVGDMTTDLIGKIKEAAGVDIRKKLAALDNLGRHGKVPGSLARTTNKILAIGASTGGTVALERILLAFRANCPGTIVTQHMPEMFTKAFADRLNQLCEPHIKEAENGDSVAPGVVLIAPGNKHLVLRRSGARYFVEVKDGPLVNRHRPSVDVMFRSVAQTAGRNAIGVILTGMGADGAKGLLEMKQAGATTVAQDEATSVVFGMPRVAIELNAVDIVLPLEAIAGRIYSLAAG; from the coding sequence ATGATCCGGGTGCTGATTGTCGACGATTCGGCGATCGTTCGCCAGATTTTCACGCGCGAACTCGCCAAGGACGCCGAGATCGAGGTGATCGGCGCGGCCCCCGATCCTTATGTGGCGCGCGACATGATCGTCCAATTGCGGCCCGACCTGCTGACGCTCGACATCGAGATGCCGCGCATGGACGGCCTGACCTTTCTCCAAAAGTTGATGCGCTATTATCCGCTGCCGACCATCGTCGTTTCCTCGCTCACCGAAAAAGGCGGCGAACTAGCGCTCGAAGCCCTGCGCTCCGGCGCGCTGGACGTGATGTGCAAGCCCGGCGCCGCCTACACCGTCGGCGACATGACCACCGACCTGATCGGCAAGATCAAGGAAGCCGCCGGCGTCGATATTCGTAAGAAACTGGCGGCGCTCGACAACCTGGGCCGCCACGGCAAGGTGCCCGGCAGCCTCGCGCGCACGACGAACAAAATTCTCGCCATCGGCGCCTCCACCGGCGGCACCGTGGCGCTGGAGCGGATTCTGCTTGCGTTCCGCGCCAACTGCCCCGGCACCATCGTCACCCAACACATGCCCGAAATGTTCACCAAGGCCTTCGCCGACCGGCTGAACCAGCTCTGCGAACCGCACATCAAGGAAGCGGAAAACGGCGATTCGGTGGCGCCCGGCGTCGTGCTCATCGCGCCCGGCAACAAGCATCTGGTGCTGCGGCGTTCCGGCGCCCGCTACTTCGTCGAGGTCAAGGACGGGCCGTTGGTCAACCGCCACCGCCCATCCGTGGACGTGATGTTCCGTTCCGTGGCGCAGACCGCCGGCCGCAACGCGATCGGAGTCATCCTGACGGGGATGGGCGCGGACGGCGCCAAGGGTTTGTTGGAAATGAAGCAGGCCGGCGCGACGACCGTGGCGCAGGACGAAGCGACGAGCGTCGTTTTCGGCATGCCCCGGGTCGCCATCGAACTGAACGCCGTCGACATCGTCTTGCCGCTGGAAGCGATCGCCGGAAGGATTTACTCGCTGGCCGCCGGCTGA